The following DNA comes from Miscanthus floridulus cultivar M001 chromosome 5, ASM1932011v1, whole genome shotgun sequence.
TAATATCTCGACAAATGGATTCCATACGATTTTAGAAATTTTCATCCTGACATTGGTGTCAATTATCAATTATGAGTATCCAGTAAACCAAGTGTTATAACATCTAAAATGTTGATACAAACTTGTCTCATATCACGACGCGAACAGTTATTAGTGATTAGTTTATAAGCATTCCAGCTCTTTCTTATTTAGGTGCGCTTATCATTTAATAATTACCAAGAAACATATTTGGTGACAGATTGAATTTACTAAAGTAACATAACAGAGAAATAGCTAACCTGCTGGAGTTTGCACTGTCTTGGTCACGATTACTGGGGGAAGCTGATTCTGTTTGGCGGTCACCTCTTGCCTCTTCATTTAGTTTCTATACACATCTAGGATTGTGTAAGGGAACACAAATCTACAAGTACATAATTGCCAGAATGGCATATGCAACAAAAACAACCTTTCAAACTCACATTGATAGATGGATTGAAATTTTGGAAAGACATCCGACCCTTTATAGCTCCTGGGTGAGGATTACCCTCCATGATAACTATGCTGCATAGAGAAACAGTACCAGTTTAATCAGCACCTGCGCATGAAAGCTAGTTTGATCAAGAATTTTCCACACGACATTAGTAGCTATAATAACGAAAACGCGCATTTATCTTTTTCAATGTATGAGGATAATCGTGCCACACAAGTATGTTACACTATTCTAACACTCCTACAATCCTACTGCCATAATCACATAAGCATCTTCATATCCATTTCTGTCCAGTTATTATCActcggcatgttcgctggttggtttctgggctggtttgggctggctggtgctggtttgttgtgagaggaaaacacctttggctggttgaataaacctggctgaaaccaacaagcgaacagggtcacTGTTGGGAAAAAAAGCTGCAATATTCATCCAACATGCCATGAACAGTGCATTTTAATTGGATGGAAAGATATACCAAAACTAAAATGCACATGTTCACTGTACACAGTTTTCATGCTAGCCTGAACTGAACTCTCAAATCTCCGGAACCATGTTGATCAAGTAGAAGACCATAACAGCAGGAAAGAATGCAAACAAAAACAAGCTTTTAATCTCCATACCACTTCCTAACGACCTGCGCTGACGAGCCGAAGCCTCCACTCGGCGCCGTCACCACCTCCTCCTGTACCTCCGCCTTGGCCTTCTCCTCGACCTTCTGCGCAGCCGCGCCGCGCTGCATAAACTGCGCCGCCGCCACACAAACACAGAAACGCCCTGAGATGTCAGCCGATCCACGGCGACAGAAGAACCGAGGCGGGCAACGGACAGGGGCTCCTCACCTTCAGGTTCCTCAGGGTTCTCGAAATCTCCCGCTTCGCCGCCATCGCTCCCGCCGCCGCCACAAGTCGCCTGTTCGATTCCTCCCCCTCTCTTTGTCCAAGTCCCCCAaacttagggttagggttttgggggGCTCGCGGCGTAGCGCAGCCGCCGGCGAAGGGGAGCACGAGAAGAAACAGAACAGAGTCAGAGCGGGTGCGGCGCGGGGCCGAACACGTCGTTGGGAGaggctgacgcgtgggacccagaGGCCAGTGGCATGAGGCTCCCGCGTGTCTTTTCTTTGGGTTATTTGGATTCTTGTCGTTACAATTTCTCCAGTTTCGAAGAATACTATTACTATTCGTCTTATTGAAAACTTGTCATTACTATTTTTGCTTTCCCCTCATTCTTGCCCTTTTTCTACATCTGAGCATAGCTAGACCCACCTGCAGGTGTCGTATTTTCGTATGTGCCCGTATTACCCCTGTACGAGAGGATAAGGCTGAGCAGTCCGCTGCCAGTGCCGCGGCGCGTGCCGCCGCCCAGATTCCCACAACTCCGCCGCCCGTACCTGCACTCTGCTTCATACGTCCGTCCCCAGCGTGGGCATTGCCATCCCCTGCTTCGTCGGCTTGGTTCGTTGCGGCGCGCTccggtctccggctctccgcacTGCACGCCAACGAACCAACCACCCgactcctccaccgccgccgctccggtgcccaccgccgccaccggcgaCGCGGACGACCTATCCGCGTTCCCGGCGTGGGCGCGGTCGGTGTCGGACTGCGAGGAGCGGCTGGGGTCTCCATCACCTGCGGCCTCTCCTCCGCCGAGGCCGCGGCGCAGCTGCGCGTCCATGGGGCGAACGAGCTGGCGGAGCACCCGGGCCCGtcgctgctgcggctgctgctggaCCAGTTCGAGGACATGCTGGTGCGCATCCTGCTCGCGGTCgtcgccgtctccttcctcctcgCGCTCTCCTGCTCCGCTTCTTCGGGCGCTGCCCCGACGCTCGCCGCCTTCGTCGAGCCACTCATCATCTTCCCCATCCTTGTCATGAACGCAGCCGTCGAGGTGTGGCAGGAGGCCAACGCGGAGCGAGCGCTGAGCGCGCTGCGGGAGATCCAGTCCCACCACGCCGCGGTCCTTCACGACGGTGGTTGGGTCCCCGCGCTGCCCGCACGGGACCTCGTCCCAGGCGACGTCGTGCGGCTCCGCGTCAGGGATAAGGTGCCCACCGACATGCGTTCGCGAGCCTGCTCACCTCCACGCTCCGCCTCGAGCAAGGGTCGCTGACCGGGGAGACGGCGTTCGTCAACAAGACCTCTCGCGCGTTGTCGGTGGAGGACGCCGATATACAGGCTAAGGAGTGCATGGTGTTTGCCGGCACCACCGTCGTCAACAGCGCCGCGTTCTGCATCGTCGCGCGCACCGGGATGGCCACGGAGATCGGCGCCATCCACGCGTAGATCCACCAAGCGTCGTAGGAGGACGACGACACGCCGCTCAAGAAGAAGCTCAACGAGTTCGGGGAGGCGCTCACCAAGATCATCGCCCTCATCTGCGCGCTCGTCTGGCTCATCAACGTCAAGTACTTCCTCACCTTCGACCTCCAGGGGGGATGGGTGCCCAGGAACGTCAGCTTCTCCTTCGAGAAGTGCACCTACTACTTTGAGATCGCCGTCACGCTCGCCATCGCCGCCATACCTGAGGGCCTGCCTGTCGTCATCACCACATGCCTCGCGCTCGGGACCAGGAAGATGGCTGCCAATAATGCGCTCGTCAGGAAGCTGCCTAGCGTTGAGACCCTCGGCTGCACCACCTCGTACAGGGGCAATACGGGCACATACGGAAATACGGCACCTGCAAGTGGACGCTCCAGATGTAGAAAAGGACGAGGGTGAGGGAAAAGCAGAATAATAATGGTAAGTTTCCAATAAGACGAATAGTAATGACATTTTTCAAAATTGGAGAAATTGTAATGGGAAGAATCCAAATAACCCCTTTTCTTTCGTGCCAATTTCACCGGCACCTGGGCCCGGCTTGGTGTCCTGGAGCCGCGGACGGAGTCGGCTGTGCTGCGGAATCCGCCGCCGATACTTGTGATCTGCCGCCCCTCCCCTGCATCGGGAGTACTCCCATAAATTTGAGTCTTCACGTTGGCTTGTGCCCCCGATTGGATTTTGTTCTTCTGCTCCCGTGCGAAGTTCGTAGATACAGCGAAAGTTTTGACAGGCGCAAAGGGCTCGGATTCGACACATCGCTGAGTTCACGATGGTATTATTTGCTTCACGAATTCTTTTCACGTTCatgttccttcttcttctttttttctccagAGATTTTTGTAGTCTGATCAATCCGTGAAGGGTTCTTGGTTGCTTAGACTAGCATTGCCTAATTAAGACGATCTTAAGTTACTGTTGATACGACGATCAAATTTGCTCAGACTACAAGCGACCAAATAAGTCGTTGATTGCGTAATTCTAGTCGATCATCATTATCTCCTTTGCATGGTTCGACTTAGATTTTGGATCGATAGAGTTAGACAGCAGGGCGGATCAACTAATCTTGCTTGATCTTCACGTGCAGGATTTCGAGGAGTATCTCCGCTTGCAGTCGCAAACGTTCGTGCAGTATTACCGCTGCCTGCCCTTGTCTCTCCTGAAGAAGGAGAATGCAGATGAGGACGGAAATAGGGGTAAAGCTTTTTGCTTTATtccttgttttttttcttctaattCTAATTTCCTTTTCTGCGGGATGCAAATATGCAATGTTCTAACCTTCTGTTGCTGCATCTTGATTTTCAGTTATCATGCCGCTGTCTGCCCTTGATCGGCTTGCTCGCCTCAACATCCAGTACCCGATGCTGTTCCAGATCAAGAACCCCAGCACGGAGCACGTCACGCACTGCGGCGTGCTCGAGTTCGTCGCCGACGAAGGGTTCATCCACATGCCGAGCTGGGTAATTACAAATCGTCCTTCCAATGCAAACCCATAGTGCATGATTAATAATTCAGTCGCTATTGAACCTGACGCTGACGCTTCTTGGGTCTCTGTATTCTTTTATTTTCCAGTTGATGGCGCACCTGGGTGTCCTCGAGAACGAAATCGTGCTTGTCAGGAGCACGTCGCTGCCCAAGGCCACCTTCATCAAGCTGCAGGCACACACCAAGGACTTCCTCAATGTCCCCCATCCGAGGGAAATGTGAGTGCCAGACGacgaaattttgatttttttttctattttcaggctTTGCAGGTGAAAGCATTCAGCTAACCGTTTGTCCTCTGAACTTGCCGTGCAGGCTGGAGTACAACTTCGGCAAGTTCCCGTGCGTGACGGCCGGCGAGACGATCGCGGTGA
Coding sequences within:
- the LOC136451646 gene encoding uncharacterized protein, translating into MDFEEYLRLQSQTFVQYYRCLPLSLLKKENADEDGNRVIMPLSALDRLARLNIQYPMLFQIKNPSTEHVTHCGVLEFVADEGFIHMPSWLMAHLGVLENEIVLVRSTSLPKATFIKLQAHTKDFLNVPHPREMLEYNFGKFPCVTAGETIAVTEGERRYYLDVLEAQPADAVCSLDTDCAVDFAPPLDYVEPPPHVVASKGSDDPPQPARFTGVAARMDGKPVEQQPTPSPAAAVNAVALGVPKRKVRFGGPSAAGSGVSKSKEEGAGKEQEKRFTGTQYSLNS
- the LOC136451645 gene encoding suppressor protein SRP40-like, encoding MAAKREISRTLRNLKFMQRGAAAQKVEEKAKAEVQEEVVTAPSGGFGSSAQVVRKCIVIMEGNPHPGAIKGRMSFQNFNPSINKLNEEARGDRQTESASPSNRDQDSANSSRGDEVPASRSRDFDIPSSESISLNELKRKEPELDMETLPSYKEPKTNIDGRSSSQSNGRGSNKSNKREKLDFNHLRPKK